One Natrinema longum genomic window carries:
- a CDS encoding FAD-binding protein has protein sequence MHEHDVIVVGAGGAGLRAAIAAHEAGADVAMVSKLHPVRSHTGAAEGGINAALQEGDDWELHAYDTMKGSDYLGDAPAVETLAQDAPEETINLEHWGMPFSREEDGRVSQRPFGGLSYPRTTYAGAETGHHLLHTMYEQVVKRGIQVYDEWYVMDLATTDEADPNDRECHGVVAYDVQSGQIEGFKANQGVVLATGGPGQAFDHTTNAVSCTGDGHAMAYRAGAPLEDMEFIQFHPTSLPSTGVLISEGVRGEGGILYNSEGERFMFEHGYANNSGELASRDVVARAELTEVDEGRGVEDEYVHLDMRHLGEERIMDRLENILHLAEDFEGVDGLVEPMPVKPGQHYAMGGIEVDENGQTCVDGLYAAGECACVSVHGGNRLGGNALPELIVFGKRAGRHAAGDDLGEPKIRTGYGDDVEDETETELPVAPGEAGLGTSGGVAADGGVTADAEGILERTVETARERVDRLMDKDDGVQHAEIRAKLQQAMTDYVNVFRTEEGVKKALKIIRECRQEYQDVYVDDPSRTFNTDLQQTIETRNLIDVAESIALGALVRDEFRGAHWRKEHQERKDDEWLKHTLISWDDGEPSIFYRPVILEGQEKTYEPKERSY, from the coding sequence ATGCACGAACACGACGTTATCGTGGTCGGCGCCGGCGGCGCCGGCCTCCGGGCCGCGATCGCAGCGCACGAAGCGGGAGCCGACGTGGCGATGGTCTCGAAGCTCCACCCCGTCCGCAGCCACACCGGCGCGGCCGAAGGTGGCATCAACGCCGCGCTCCAGGAGGGTGACGACTGGGAACTCCACGCCTACGACACCATGAAGGGGTCGGACTACCTCGGCGACGCGCCGGCAGTCGAGACCCTCGCTCAGGACGCCCCCGAAGAGACGATCAACTTAGAGCACTGGGGGATGCCCTTCTCCCGCGAGGAGGACGGCCGGGTCTCCCAGCGACCGTTCGGCGGCCTCTCGTACCCGCGGACGACCTACGCCGGTGCGGAGACGGGACACCACCTGCTCCACACCATGTACGAGCAGGTCGTCAAGCGAGGTATTCAGGTCTACGACGAGTGGTACGTGATGGACCTCGCGACGACCGACGAAGCCGACCCCAACGACCGCGAGTGTCACGGCGTCGTCGCCTACGACGTTCAGTCCGGACAGATTGAAGGCTTCAAGGCCAACCAGGGCGTCGTCCTCGCGACCGGCGGCCCCGGGCAGGCGTTCGACCACACCACCAACGCCGTCTCCTGTACCGGCGACGGCCACGCGATGGCCTATCGCGCGGGTGCACCGCTCGAGGACATGGAGTTCATCCAGTTCCACCCCACGTCGCTGCCGTCGACGGGCGTCCTCATCTCCGAGGGGGTCCGCGGCGAAGGCGGCATCCTCTACAACAGCGAGGGCGAGCGGTTCATGTTCGAACACGGCTACGCGAACAACTCCGGCGAACTCGCTTCGCGGGACGTCGTCGCCCGCGCCGAGCTCACCGAGGTCGACGAGGGCCGGGGCGTCGAGGACGAGTACGTCCACCTCGACATGCGCCACCTCGGCGAGGAACGCATCATGGACCGCCTCGAGAACATCCTCCACCTCGCGGAGGACTTCGAGGGCGTCGACGGCCTCGTCGAGCCGATGCCGGTCAAGCCCGGCCAGCACTACGCGATGGGCGGCATCGAAGTCGACGAGAACGGCCAGACCTGCGTCGACGGCCTCTACGCCGCCGGCGAGTGTGCCTGCGTCTCCGTCCACGGCGGTAACCGACTCGGCGGGAACGCCCTGCCGGAACTGATCGTCTTCGGCAAGCGCGCCGGCCGCCACGCCGCCGGCGACGACCTCGGCGAGCCGAAGATTCGGACCGGCTACGGCGACGACGTCGAGGACGAAACGGAGACCGAACTCCCCGTCGCGCCAGGCGAAGCGGGACTCGGCACGAGCGGCGGCGTCGCCGCGGACGGCGGCGTCACTGCCGACGCCGAGGGGATTCTCGAACGAACCGTCGAGACGGCTCGCGAGCGCGTCGACCGCCTGATGGACAAAGACGACGGCGTCCAACACGCCGAAATCCGCGCGAAACTCCAGCAGGCGATGACCGACTACGTCAACGTCTTCCGAACCGAGGAGGGCGTCAAGAAGGCCCTGAAGATCATCCGCGAGTGCCGCCAGGAGTACCAGGACGTCTACGTCGACGATCCTTCCCGGACCTTCAACACGGACCTCCAGCAGACGATCGAGACGCGGAACCTGATCGACGTCGCGGAGTCGATCGCGCTCGGCGCGCTCGTGCGCGACGAGTTCCGCGGCGCACACTGGCGCAAGGAACACCAGGAACGCAAAGACGACGAGTGGCTCAAGCACACGCTCATCTCCTGGGACGACGGCGAACCCTCGATCTTCTACCGGCCGGTGATCCTCGAGGGACAGGAGAAGACCTACGAGCCGAAAGAGCGCAGCTACTGA